Proteins co-encoded in one Cricetulus griseus strain 17A/GY chromosome 1 unlocalized genomic scaffold, alternate assembly CriGri-PICRH-1.0 chr1_1, whole genome shotgun sequence genomic window:
- the Commd8 gene encoding COMM domain-containing protein 8: MEAEDGTPPLWRLQKLPPEQGPPLLHKIIDGMCGRAYPAYHDYHSVWDLTEWKHVLEDVTMFFKAVVGKNFSDEETLQQLNQLNSCHQEAVMKCLKSRKNEIKQALLGEIVDISCAQLKDFDWQLKLALSSDKIATLQMPLLNLHLDVKENGEVKPYSVEMSKEELQSLISSLEAANKVVLQLK; the protein is encoded by the exons ATGGAGGCGGAAGACGGTACGCCGCCGCTGTGGCGGCTGCAGAAGTTGCCTCCGGAGCAGGGTCCCCCG CTTCTTCACAAAATAATTGATGGCATGTGTGGCCGAGCTTACCCTGCCTACCATGATTATCACAGCGTTTGGGATTTGACTGAATGGAAGCATGTTCTGGAAGATGTAACCATGTTTTTCAAAGCAGTAGTTGGCAAAAACTTTTCAGATGAAGAG ACACTCCAGCAGTTGAACCAACTGAATTCTTGTCATCAAGAAGCAGTTATGAAATGCTTGAAGAGCAGGAAAAATGAGATCAAGCAGGCCCTGTTGGGAGAAATAGTTGATATTTCTTGTGCACAGCTGAAGGATTTTGATTGGCAGTTAAAG CTGGCGCTTTCTAGTGACAAGATCGCCACTTTACAGATGCCACTTTTAAACCTTCATCTGGATGTAAAGGAGAATGGTGAAGTGAAACCATACTCTGTTGAAATGAGTAAAGAGGAGCTACAGAGTCTAATTAGTTCCTTGGAAGCAGCTAATAAG